In the genome of Quercus robur chromosome 3, dhQueRobu3.1, whole genome shotgun sequence, one region contains:
- the LOC126717440 gene encoding chitinase-like protein 2, which produces MQKMEYKWIVPFTILAFILVLVNCDNSYYRLRYVPKPCTLCNTRGGPCCMLMEEGEGICCSGSVSQNVKYTQFNSITERAVASRGPVFNRTYQKPSPWSIEFWNYTSFIAAAAQYQPYGFGTTYKDGGKVSLGKMEVAALLAHIGSKVTCDDNVSVYERVTTCGLCNYKEKNTSFPYCDENYKDNYPCAPGVAYYGRGALPIYWNYNYGEATKDLNVDLLKHPEYIENNATLAFLVAIWRWMTPIKENQPSAHDVFIGNWKPTENENLANRVPGFGTTMNVLYGDLVCGKGNNETSMNNIIDYYRHYLDRIGVNPNEAGPQELLSCADQVPFNPSVALPP; this is translated from the exons ATGCAAAAAATGGAGTATAAATGGATTGTACCATTTACAATATTGGCATTTATATTAGTGCTAGTGAATTGTGACAACTCTTATTACCGTCTTCGTTATGTTCCGAAGCCCTGTACTCTCTGCAACACACGTGGAGGTCCATGCTGTATGTTGATGGAGGAAGGCGAAGGAATATGCTGCAGCGGGAGTGTTAGTCAGAACGTCAAGTATACCCAGTTTAACTCTATAACAGAACGTGCTGTCGCTTCAAGGGGTCCGGTCTTTAACAGAACTTATCAAAAGCCGTCGCCTTGGTCAATAGAGTTCTGGAACTACACGTCTTTTATCGCTGCCGCAGCTCAGTACCAGCCTTATGGCTTTGGTACTACCTACAAGGACGGGGGGAAGGTTTCCCTTGGAAAAATGGAAGTCGCAGCCTTACTTGCACATATCGGCAGCAAAGTAACCT GTGACGACAATGTGTCCGTTTATGAACGTGTAACTACTTGCGGTTTATGCAATTACAAGGAAAAGAATACCAGCTTTCCTTATTGTGATGAGAACTACAAAGACAATTATCCATGTGCACCTGGAGTTGCATATTATGGTCGGGGTGCTCTACCTATCTACTG GAACTACAATTATGGAGAAGCCACTAAAGATCTGAACGTGGATTTGTTAAAACATCCAGAATACATAGAAAATAATGCTACCTTGGCCTTCTTGGTTGCAATTTGGAGGTGGATGACGccaataaaagaaaatcaaccTTCAGCACACGATGTCTTTATTGGCAACTGGAAACCCACCGAGAATGAGAATTTGGCCAATAGAGTTCCAGGTTTCGGTACTACAATGAATGTGCTCTATGGAGATCTTGTTTGTGGTAAAGGTAATAATGAGACGTCCATGAACAACATCATCGATTATTACCGACATTACCTTGATCGTATAGGTGTTAACCCAAACGAAGCTGGGCCTCAAGAATTGCTTAGTTGTGCTGACCAGGTTCCTTTCAATCCATCTGTTGCCTTACCTCCTTGA